In Gammaproteobacteria bacterium, the following proteins share a genomic window:
- a CDS encoding tyrosine-type recombinase/integrase, producing the protein MSNQVFNRFLNKYKSSKNDLQYYKRMMISIFIILYRTGLRVGEVLKIKLKDIEISDEFWIDIRENNKGDNKTYSSLRRIPLGILLKKEEHIF; encoded by the coding sequence ATATCAAATCAGGTTTTCAATCGATTCCTCAATAAATATAAAAGTTCAAAAAACGATCTTCAATATTATAAAAGAATGATGATATCAATTTTTATCATTTTGTATAGAACAGGATTAAGAGTTGGAGAAGTATTAAAAATAAAGCTTAAAGACATCGAAATATCAGATGAGTTTTGGATTGACATTAGAGAAAATAATAAAGGTGATAATAAAACTTATTCAAGTTTGAGAAGAATCCCTCTTGGCATATTACTTAAAAAGGAAGAACATATTTTTTAA
- a CDS encoding inositol monophosphatase family protein, producing MRQPEINIAEKAAFKAGNVLMRMQKQVHLLHVVKKKENDFASIADKASEQAIIETILKAHPDHAILAEEGGLLGNESSNHVWIIDPLDGTTNFLHGFPHYAISIALQIDGEIRHGLIHDPVRDETFYASKGHGAYLNDSRIRIDSKATLQDSIIATGFPFRKREVFNRYMLQFKSIFKSVGDIRRAGSAALDLAYVASGRVDGFWEMGLEKWDMAAGSLIIREAGGNCTDFNLKNEFLESGNIIAGNLNIIAALQNKIKASM from the coding sequence ATGCGACAACCCGAAATCAATATTGCTGAAAAAGCCGCTTTTAAAGCCGGTAATGTTCTAATGCGTATGCAAAAGCAAGTCCATTTGCTTCATGTGGTAAAGAAAAAAGAAAACGACTTTGCTTCAATAGCCGACAAAGCATCTGAGCAAGCAATTATTGAAACTATTTTAAAAGCTCATCCCGACCATGCTATTTTGGCAGAAGAAGGTGGTTTACTTGGTAACGAAAGCTCGAACCATGTCTGGATCATTGACCCTCTGGATGGCACGACCAACTTCCTGCACGGATTTCCGCATTATGCGATTTCTATTGCTTTGCAAATTGATGGCGAAATCAGACATGGCTTGATTCATGACCCGGTTCGAGATGAAACATTTTATGCCAGCAAAGGACATGGTGCTTATCTCAACGACAGCCGGATTCGTATTGACAGTAAAGCCACTTTACAGGATAGCATTATCGCAACCGGTTTCCCATTTAGAAAGCGTGAAGTTTTTAATCGTTATATGCTGCAATTTAAATCAATTTTCAAATCTGTTGGAGACATCCGCAGAGCCGGTTCAGCAGCACTGGATTTAGCTTATGTTGCATCCGGAAGAGTTGACGGATTCTGGGAAATGGGCCTGGAAAAATGGGACATGGCAGCCGGAAGTTTAATCATTCGCGAGGCCGGTGGAAATTGCACTGATTTTAACCTGAAAAACGAATTTCTCGAAAGCGGAAATATTATCGCCGGAAATCTGAATATAATTGCTGCTTTGCAGAATAAGATTAAGGCGTCGATGTAG
- a CDS encoding RNA methyltransferase gives MSENLRFVLLSTTHAGNIGAAARAMKTMGINDLALVNPKLFPNVEATKRASGADDLLANAKVCNHIDESISDCKLVIGTTARKRHLDIPVIDGREAAKLLIEESKKHQVALVFGKEQYGMTNEEVERCHCLVRLPTVESFSSLNLASAVQVMAYECRMQSLENIEFNNEFTEPNEGDLVNADAMESFYQHYFKVMEDTMYLRKEGHDSIRTKLRLLYNRARLRNYEVDILRGFLTKLEKKLK, from the coding sequence ATGTCTGAAAATCTTCGCTTTGTGCTTTTATCAACAACTCATGCGGGAAATATTGGTGCCGCTGCTCGAGCGATGAAAACAATGGGAATTAATGATTTGGCATTAGTGAACCCTAAACTTTTTCCAAATGTGGAAGCGACAAAAAGGGCTTCAGGTGCCGATGATTTGTTGGCAAATGCTAAAGTTTGTAACCATATAGATGAATCCATTTCTGACTGTAAGTTAGTAATTGGCACGACAGCAAGAAAAAGACATTTAGATATTCCAGTAATTGATGGCAGAGAAGCCGCAAAACTGTTAATTGAAGAATCGAAAAAGCATCAGGTGGCGTTAGTGTTTGGTAAGGAACAATATGGCATGACTAATGAAGAAGTTGAGAGATGTCATTGTTTGGTTCGATTACCGACTGTTGAAAGTTTTTCATCATTGAATTTAGCTTCTGCTGTGCAAGTAATGGCTTATGAGTGTCGTATGCAATCACTTGAGAACATTGAATTTAATAACGAATTTACTGAACCCAATGAGGGAGACTTAGTGAATGCAGATGCTATGGAGAGTTTTTATCAGCACTACTTCAAAGTTATGGAAGATACAATGTATTTACGTAAGGAAGGGCATGATTCGATACGAACAAAATTACGATTATTATACAATCGAGCTCGTCTAAGAAATTATGAAGTGGACATTTTGAGGGGCTTTTTAACAAAGCTGGAAAAAAAGTTAAAATAA
- a CDS encoding tetratricopeptide repeat protein, translating into MAFDEYDDFEQEKLVKEWIKNNWMTIALGIVIGLGGVFGINYWKAKEQEKRFEMAKQYQSFSDIVELSEFTDAQTKLSEMESQYGTNFYLIEGHLRLAKEFIAKNELEKATVELNKVISLKPDQLITEFAKLRLARVYNAMAKHDEALTQVKGITIESFSSIAKEVEGDAYIAKGEAKKAKASYQAAIDAGEGYSGKRNIEMKLENS; encoded by the coding sequence ATGGCATTTGACGAATACGATGATTTTGAACAGGAAAAACTGGTCAAAGAGTGGATAAAAAACAACTGGATGACGATTGCATTGGGTATTGTCATTGGTCTTGGTGGTGTTTTTGGTATTAATTATTGGAAAGCCAAGGAACAAGAAAAACGCTTTGAAATGGCAAAGCAATACCAATCTTTTTCTGATATTGTTGAACTTTCCGAGTTTACAGATGCTCAAACGAAACTGTCTGAAATGGAGAGTCAATACGGCACTAATTTTTATCTGATTGAAGGACATTTACGTTTAGCTAAGGAGTTTATAGCGAAAAACGAATTGGAAAAAGCAACAGTTGAATTAAATAAAGTAATTAGCCTGAAACCGGATCAATTAATTACTGAATTTGCTAAATTACGCTTGGCCAGAGTTTATAATGCAATGGCAAAACATGATGAGGCTTTAACACAGGTGAAAGGAATTACAATTGAATCTTTTTCCTCTATAGCAAAAGAAGTTGAGGGAGATGCCTATATTGCTAAAGGTGAAGCTAAGAAGGCCAAAGCATCTTATCAAGCAGCAATTGATGCCGGTGAGGGTTACTCTGGAAAAAGAAATATCGAAATGAAGCTGGAAAACTCTTAA